AGTTGTGATGTAACCCCCGCCCCAACCCTATATATTAGATAACTTAAGTAGCCGTcgtacttttaagttttaactattAGAAATAAGTAGCCGTCGTacgaaaaattcaaattatttttattcatatttttaaaaattttaacatttctattaaatttaacaaaaattctAATGACACGGggtaaaagtaaaatataaatatatatatatatatatatatataattactacCAATAATTAAGGAGGAACAttgcttaattttaaaatttagagtgCCGACATTGTCATTGCACCATATTTTAAGGGGAAATATAATCAATAGATGCACAACTAAACctttattttataaatcaaactattcattttaaaataattaacttGCGACTTATGCATGTAAACCCTTCATCTAGTTATCTTATTTCTTCAGattaattgacaaaaataaaaaataaaataaaacaaaaaataaaaaaaaatcggtGCAACTTAAGCAGTGTCAAGCGTATAATTACTATAGCTTAAACTTGGTCCagtatacttttttttcttccctttttaatggaaaattggCCAAGTATACTTTTAAAGTGCATCACGGCAGATGTGTATTATTGTGTTGTTGAGTTTTTCCATTTACTGGTCTACTAGCAAATGTGATCAGTAGTATATTTAAGTTTTAAGGTTTCTTTTGTAAATTGCTACTTTTGTTGGGTCAAGAGAGAGTGTAATTCTGTTTCTCATGTAGATGTAACATTCTTTTTTAGTTCTAAGGAGTCTCTGTTTCAATAAAGACAATCTTCCAAGAGTTCTGGACTCTTGACTATAAGGCTGATTGTCTCTCTGTTCACATTATTTGAATTAGTCTCTCTGTTCACGttatttgaatgaaaattacagattaccaaaaaataaaataaaaaagcgatttttttttttttttgcacatgTTCCAGTTGCATCATTTAGTAATACAGAACTCCCTATATAATATTATTGAACAGTTTATCTAGATCGTTGATTCgttttttaatagaattattTTCCCAATGTATTCATAGTTTATCATCTTCAACTTTCATTTCGCATCAAACATATTATACTTATACttgattttcaaaatccaaGATAGACAGTGACAGAGCTACATGATACTTGATTTTAAACTTGAACCTTTAGCATCGAAAACGTACTTATATTGAAAGAATCATTTgatgaaccttttttttgtcttggaTGCGAATATGCTAAAGGGTATCCATACACCCACTCGATAGGTTTTTGCTCACTTTGCTCCTGATTTTTAATGGTAATCTAACACTGACCAAAGAAATTAATACAAGTTATTAAAGAGTTGTATttaactaatatattattgCCCCAACTTCACCCtcaaagattttttatttttttattttttagagagttttaatttatgatgTCTGCTCCTAATAATACCGATCTCAACCATTAGATCAAAACATTAATCGATTTTTAGTGTATGCGGGAACTGAACCTCAGACAAACTATTGGCTTTCTTAAGTATTGAACTTCTGGTCTGCACACTCATAGAGataataaattgtgaaaataagTTTAATAATTATCTATGTACTTTTGTATTATATCATAATACAGATTGTTAATTGACAATAATCAGGAACTTTGGTCCCCTGCCAATTGACAAATCCAAATCGACGGGAGAGAATATTAGGTAAGAAGGAAGCTTTCTAAAGCATGGTAGActgtttctcaaccaaaaaaattgtagaGAAAGTGACCTCACGGCTCACATATGTTGCTACTTGATGCCTTAACTCGATTATAGCACGTGCATATTATTAAAACTGCGAATATAAAAACTCTCTGGATTGGAttgtatatacacacacttgtGTACATGTATGCATAGTtaaccaaaaattatatataaattatgtaaggaccagatttgaatCCCTAATCCAACGGATAAATGAACTAaggtccaaaaagcccaaaacaatgaatttgtagataaTGAATTGAAAAACTGGGCTCTAATGaatcaaacaaacacaaaagtaGATTTAGATGACAAGAAGATGTAAATGGATAGGTTTATAATGAAAAAGATTGTCCTCGGCAAAGTCTGAGGAGatctgtttttatatatttctttcagaTTTGATTACAAAATCAGTTCTTGATACTACAGTAattttctctctgtttctcGATCTCCTTTTCGTCGTGGGTTTCTTCTATTATATAGTTTCTTTTAAATGATCTTGGCcttccatttgttgatcataTAAGCCTCTAAttgagtgtttgtcccatcGAACACCCCCCTCAAGCTTCTTTGTGCGTTGGGGCGACCAATATAGCCctattcaggggtcttctccacattaatgcagccagaaagttagctgcagagcctttaatgcggtggtagcaactttctTCTTAGATACTTCAGGACTCCCCTCTGTACTTTGTTTTTGCAATACTTATCCGTGCTTGCAGAATTTCCAAGAACATCCCTCTGGACGGCAGACCACCTACACGGATCTCAGCTTTGTTTACCCCGAGGTGACATTCAGCCTTGGCCTACCCTTTTGTGCCATTGTGACCAAAACTGACCTTGTCATCCACTAACACAGACTCCATTGATAGCGTTTACCCCTTCTTGGATGATCTCTAGTCATTGGCTTGGACTTTAGGCCCAGTATATACATAGATAGTGAGCTCCTGGGCCCAATATCCCTacaaattaaatgaaatattaatataataaaaaaatgaacaataaaGTTTACCCGAGGTGACATTCGTCCTTAGCCTACCCTTTTGTGCCATTGTGACCAAAACTGACCTTGTCATCCACTAACACGGACTCCCTTGATAGCGTTTACCCCCTTCTTAGACGATCTCTAGTCTTTGGcttgggctttaggcccagtATATACATGGATAGTGACCTCCTAGGCCAAATATCcctacaaattaaataaaatattaatataataaaaaaatgaacaataaagtagataaaaaataattactttAAGTTACATGATAAATGCACCTTTTGTAAgcccaaatttttattaattatattattattttaaacaaataattatcTTGGTTTTAAAATCCATAAACTTCTGATAATTGAGGTTAATCatggtagtattttttttttttttttttaacttcggTTAGTttcacttaaaataaattatgttaaaatttttaatatatttatacatttttactATAAATGTTTGGATAACAAtaactaaataatttattattatatgatttCAAATTATTCATATAGTGTACCATATATCTTATAGTTTCACATGaaatcattttttgtgtttggatataGTTTTATAACAACTTATGGTCAACTAAATTGCTAAGTAAATCTTTTAATCCTATTTGTGGTTTTGTATCTAATGATATAGTAGCATATGTTTATcctatttataaatatttatagtCAACTAAATTGCTAaccaacaataaacaaaatataggTTAGAATACTCCGAATTACAAATTggattaaaaattatttcatttgcACTATAAATAAGATTAGATCACTCTCATCCATTGTTATAACTatgtaatatataaataactaaataaacaTGTAAGGGCACGATTCGCATCGAACCACagcagtgttgggttcgcacgtgaaaaggcccagacaatatcatttgtagagcgtgggtttgaaaggctaggccttggttacccggtggtgggttttttgtggtaTGCATACATcgttaaggtgttttcacccctggagtctttctcctggagatGGGATGGGAAGCTCTGCTTTTTTGGCCctttttcccagcccccctatccagattacttactttttcttttatactagcctgcgttcgttgtccttcgtccacgtgtagggtcgacctttccaagactgatacttgtcccgtcaacccaaacccaaagtcgttgggagtggttgaaaaagccgaagaatccggctctgttaggtgcagagtcttgtatgggaagggtaataagggcatcttttcttagatattttagattttccttcaagtttattcctataccgtttttgcccctcttctcggtggaattttgggtctgccgaggactgaactgtcctcggctgcatctccgggccattttgtgctttatattattgagcttgggccatagccttctttggcttgggcctttggactccccatgagtaagtgggcctggcccataaattattgggcctcaCAAAACATATTTAAACTTGAGTAAAATAGGTCATTGATCTCTAActtatatatttcattatttcCTTTATAGACCCATAAACTGTATCAATGACATTTAAAAATTCATCCTCCATAAAGCTAACTATTTGCTAGGTCATTGTAGCCCTTCATTAAAGttgtaccctttttttttatacgaAATTTTTGTACCCTTTTTATACTTTAAAGAGGGAGCagtgtcattttttttcatgagaCACCCTGAAAATATCATTAATCAATAGTATGGTAGATGAAACTTAAGACCTCTAATGTCTTCAAATATCATTATGGCACGTCTTTCAAATCTATTGAGTTCACCACTCATATGTCTCCAAAAGAACCACTAGAATTGTACCTTTGATATCTTTAACATATaaggtttgtttggataccgtttattgttaaaaactaaaaacttattactgaaaatattgtagcaaaataatttttaaatgatgaaTAATGCCCATGGGTCCCatgaacaatttttaaaaatgaataatttgtgttttttcgTACAgttgggtcccatgaacagtgcataagaCCCAATTGCTGAACGCAAATGCCAAACATGATGAGTTTGGAATGCAATCCAAACTCACACGTAGTATGTTTCAATGTTTCCATATTAGACACATAAACTATATTAAGGATTATTCTAAGATCACAGCTTTGCCAAACTTTAATGCAACAAACTTTTTAGCTGCCTATCGATCATTTTCATATAGATCAACTGCTATTTTTTTCACACAACTTACTTAGTTTATCACATTAAAATTATGGTAAAGTTGTgacataaaaaaattgtgatcatagatttttttttttcttatattaatgacatttaaaaaattaaatttcaccGTCCATGATACAACTCACAATTTGCACGTGCATTGTATTACAGATCAGCATTGGAGGCACCAACTTTGATGAtgacccttttttcttttttctttttttagtttgctttttatttgttaacttttggggttacttttatatttatccAGGAAGCGCACGAGGCTGCcatctaaaaattatttaatatgcACCCATAAAACTTTCCTCATAATCAAGATTTGTCacattatctctctctctctctctctctcgtgtcTACTGCATACACAGGCTCAGGTGATGCACTTTTGCTTGAAGTTAAAACCTGAAATATCCCTCACcctattcagcaaaaaaaagaaaagaaatatcccTCACCCTCAGGGAGCAATTCACAGCATTTACAGAAatagttcttcttcttttttttttcttttttttgataacacaGAAATAGTTCTTCTTTTGTAAAGAGCATTCTCATCTGTTTatgtaaacaaataaaaaaagtatttataccttactaaaaaattagtttatttatttatataacaatttttacaataagccatacatctttttctttattttacaatgcattattttaaaataataatgttaaaGTAAGAGAAAAGTGGAAATAAGTGAGACACGAAAAGAGAGTAATAAATAGGGGGAAAAAACTATGTGCATGTTGCTACTCTAGCAACATGCAAAATCTTTTGCATTTTAGGCCTTCTAGCTCACcggatgtgggtgtttttttttttttgtgtgtgaatgtTTAGTGAATAATGTAAAATCTATTTTGCATTTTACTGGGTAATGCATATCGTAGTGGTCCTAGGGAACAAAACGCATCCTACGAATATCTCATTGTCCTATATATCTCTCATATGGAGCAAAAGAAAGTACTAGTAAATGGGAAACAACACCGCTTGCTGATGTTTTCTTTTCCCActaaataataacaacaacaataaagagAGAGTTTTGATTCTTATCAAGAtttccctcaaaaaaataaaaacaaaaactcttatCAAGAACAACCGACAATATCACTAAacacttttttttgataaacacttTGATGTGATGAATTATAATAGGCATATATAAAACCAGTTAACTTTATACATCACGCAAAGTTCAATCTAGAAATTACATACTTTTTTGATAAACACTTTGATGTGATGAATTATAATAGGCATATATAAAACCAGTTAACTTTATATGTCACGCAAAATGCAATCTAAAAATTACATATACATTGTAGACATAAAGAGTTAAAAAGACTGTTaaccctttgttttttttttttttttcttctagtgaaaataaaaaatagtccCGGAAAAAGTTTTCTAGTGGGTCCGAGATTACCGACAAATAATAACTCAACCCAACTGTCAATTCCGAAAGTACCCTTCAAAAAGAAGTCGAACCAGCCATGATCAGTGATCAAAAGCTGGCCTTTTTGAGGGACGTTACGGTGAGAGAAGCCCCCAACGGCGTTGAATCGACCTCGATATCGATCGAATCGTATCGAAGGAACAACTCGACCACCAAAAGTCGAGCCACCAAGATCACCAAGTCCTTTCCAGCACACTGTTTGTTCCCAGTACTTGGGCTCTCAGACTCTGGCCCATTCGACCACAGCACGTGCTTCAACAATTTCTCACCTTCCTCACCCACAAATCGATCCGCCACAAACTCTTCAGCCCTCTCGAATATTTTCGGGTCCTTGGTCGCAAATGGCTGGTACCCAAATATCATTTCACCTTCCTTGACTCGAAAAGCAGCGTCGTGGCTCTCGATGACTAAGTCTTTCTTCGCTTTCCCGTATTGTAGAGCAACTGGTGGTTCGATCCTGAGAGATTCGTACACTACGGATTTCATCAACGGCATCTGTTCCATCGCGGCCATCGTGATATTCCCACCGTTGGATCGGATGACTGATCTGATCTCTTCGGCTAACTGGGTGTGGAGTTTGACCCCAGCTCGACTAATCCACTTGACCATGTTTGGGAAAAGGAATCTCATGCCTCCATAAGAGTTGAAGCAGGTTGCAAAGAGCAAGTTATGGCAAGCTTCTTCTCTCGAAATGCCTAGCCTTTCAGCCTCGTCGAGAACGAACCCTGAGGACGCGTAGAAGAAATCGTATAGCTTTTGATAATCAGCTTTGACCAAAGCTGGAGGGAGACGAACTGTGCGAAGAAGAAGATCATCGAGATGCTTTGGAAGACCGAGAGTGAACAGTGGGCTAAGCTGTACCAAAAGCCACTTGCCGATCATCTTTGGCGCATCGAGTCCAAGCTTGGTATCAACTGGGTTAGTCCCATACAGAGATCGAGCCAAAAAGTTAAACGCAGCCAAGTCACTTGGCTCTCCAAAAGCAGCTTTTCCTTTTGTAGCGAGTTCATTCTCGAGGCCCTCAAAGAGCTCGGTGTAGCTCGAATGAAACTCAGGGATAATATGGTCTCGACGAGCCTTGAGGTGAAAGAACAAGAGGCGCTTGAGCTTGCCGTGGTTTGGCTCTGATGGATCGAGATAAGAGAGGACTCTGTAACCACCGGTGAGTTCTGTGGAGGGCATGAAAGTACCAGTGAAAAGGTCTTTCTTTTCGACCTTTGTCACGTCGAACAACACGGGAAAGCTTTTCCCGTCGAGCAAAACGACGACGTTTGGGTTGGAAGCGATGAGAGGACCCGGTGGCATGTTGGCTCTGAACACCGTTGACTGGTACTTCTGGACTCGAGACTTGAAATATTCATCACGGCCTTGGTTATAGAAATAATCAAATCGATCTCTGATTGGACCGACAAAAGGGAGACCATAGTTTCCTGGGATTTTTTTGATCGGAAGTTTGGTGGGTTCAGGTTGTGCCACCACCGTGGCCGGTGGAACCGACACAGATGGCTTTTCCGACACAGAGGCAGTGATCGGACGGACAATAAATCGACGCGTGGAGGGCTTTGATGACTTACTTGAAGATTGGAACTTTGGTTGCAGAGAAGGAAAAGCTAAAAACGAAGTGGATGCCATCTTAACTACtgggtttttccttttcttttttttttttctttgagagaaATCTAAGGCTAAAATGTTACAAGGATTTATGGGTCTTAACCACGTGGTTTTGATGCAGAGACTCTCAACAGTCTTACTAAAAAGGGTTTTTAAAGAGGTATGGGTAGTGGTTTGTGGGGAAGGGAGAGGCTATATATTTATAGTGGATATTAAGTGGGAATTGGTGTGGGGTCTAAAAACTCGCAATCAACGAGAGTCGTGAAAGGTGTGCAATATATGTGatactttgtttttgtttttgttttttaattggtataaaatttactttttttgctTAAGTTTTTAGAGAaagttttttttccttaagTTGATTGGATGAGTTTTCCACTTTTAAATGTCTCTGTCATGATGAGCTATATCCCACTTTTATTTTAGAGACCTATATGCATCAtctttgatttttccttttctttggaATTGTCAGCGTATATGCCTCTATTTTGTCATCTACAGCAAGGAGTAGGTGTATTTGTAGACAAGCCAATATACTTcctaatttggattttttttttttttttttttaaagatagaacctgtgtttgttttttataatagttttttttttattaagtcaaCAATTGGTTTTTTGTGTAACGGATATTGAATTTtgaatctcttattcaatttttagaaattttaccagttgagctaattgaaaccTTCTTTCCTAATTCGAGCTTTGATTTGTCTTCCAAAGGTTCTTTTCTTGTTACTTTATTATGGACTTTTGTGCAAAGTTTGAGTACAAATGCACAATACATTACGCTATTTTCTTTGGGAAATTAGTTTCTTTGAAAACTTTGATAATGTTGGTTACCCATAAGTTTGTAATTATGATAAAAGTGATTAGGTACTTTATGGATTTTTCTATCTCTGTGTAATTATTACAAATAATACTAGTAGTTAATTCCAATCTTGGTTTTGTAGAGCTTGTTATTCAACTTAATGTCAAGGTTGTGAATCTTATCCTTCCACAGTTCCATTACACGTGAGTTTAGTTTAAATATAAGAACAAGTACGTTGTGACCTAATTGAGTGCCTTATCCAAGTAGTGACTCATTTAATAACTCAATACAATATCTAGCATAGAAGAATATCCAATTCATGATGTAGGATCTGCATTACCTAATTTAAGAGCCTTATCGTagagtagtaaaaaaaataaagttttgaaattgtttgtcttttagtaattaagaaagaaaaacgtGAAAAAGTTAAGAatcatattttaatgaaaaaaaattaatttaaaaattatgaaagaatattttatagttttagaGTCTcagttaatgattttttttcttaaaaaaaaaaaaaaaaaaccccaaatccctttcaaatatatttataagaattttatattaaatgatgTGGAGTTTTcgttataaataaacaaaattaaaataaaattgtttttaagaaaatttgttTTCGTTATGAGAAACAGTTTGTCAcattaatttgaagaaaatgcTATATAACTCTTCTGTATGTATTCATGTATTGTACCAAAGCAATAAtgatcatattttatttatttatttattttaaactataattaTTATCTATCCTCGTTTACTTCAAAAGGAAATTCAGCCATTTCCAAAAAGGGCCCAGAcgattaaaattattattatttaaaaaaatgaaaaatatgcaTTGGAAAACGAATTGAGgatggctttttatttttttaacttatcaTTCTAGTCCTAGCCCAAGTTTTCCACCACGTGGTAATTTTACTAACTACAATGTGGCAGAGGAACATTACACCACCGTCTTAGGAAATGTCTAATATTCTGACACGTGCGTAGTACTTCACAGTCAGTAATGGAGTCtaagatgtaaattttgaccttttactttttagaaataatgaaaagaggtccaattttttttccttcttaagaAAAGGAAATTTCATAAAAAACTCAATTAACGTGTTAAACTTATAAAACTACTTATTTCAATTTGAAGCTTCTGTGGAGCTTCGTTATTTTGGACAATAACAAcgcaacaaaaaagaaaaaaaagacgtTGATAAACTTGGGGCATGTTTCATATACTTGAGTAGCAATTATAATCCAAataataatctttattactaataataaaagATGTAATGGATCAAATTAAATCAAGATAAATCTATTCACATTTGGTTATAACAttagatttatattaatttatgaaacattttactTATACAATTATTTGTCCTAAAAggaacattttaaaaattttagagacagaatttttttgatgaatttttatatttataattattatgtgcatatggaaagtttatattttttagaaatatattaattttaggctaaaatattattttgctcCCTAAATTTTACCataagtttgttttttattcctaaacttttctaaaaattcatttttcgtCTCTAAACTACCGACAATGTTTCACTAaatgtccttaaactttaaaaatatatattttttcattcctaaaatattgaaaatttttattttttatctttattgttTGGCTCTAAACTATTGGGGAAAAAGTCTCTTTACAAAATTtagggacaattttttttttttttgtaattttggtaaagtttaaggataaaaataatgttttatcCCTAATTTTAAAAGATACCACACCTattaaggaataattattaGCTATTACATCACTTTTTGGAATAATTATTGctcaatttaagaaaaattattccaaaaaataatcattatttataataaatatgcaACCAAATAATTGAATAGTTATTTCAACATACCAAAGAAACATATATTTCACCTAAATAACGAACTTCGATTTTTGGCATGTAagattcatttttcaattttccactTTAAGCAACCAATTTCTCTCTCTGATCAAAGTTTTCTCTCTATTCAAGCTTTCTCTCTATTCTCTATGATTAATGACTACTAAATTGATTTATTAACAATCCCAAAGGGAAATGTATAATATTATCAAGAATTTTtcattattctttattttgttattgtgtAGGAAAACATAGACAAATAATGAAGATGGACAAAAActtcaaattaaaacaatttcatatctccgcacaaaaaaaaaaaaaaagttttcataagtttgaagtttgaattaaatataaaataggtgtataaaattaatcaacaaaaaaaaatggtgcataaaaataaaaccctccAAATTCACACTTTCACactaaacccattaaaataatgACATGTATCTACTTTTGATTACGCGTCGCTATTACAACATATATAGACTGACATGACCTTAAATAACAAGAGGAGAGGCCACATGTCAGTGGCATTCTTCAAGTCATACGAGAACATATAGCGTTCGCCATGCACTCAAAGCACTAGACCCAAGCCAAGttcttaaattaaaacaaattaataagtttgaattttaattaagtgaGGGTTTGGATACACGTTTGCATTTAAAATTTGcgttttctggtttttttttttttttttttccccattgcGTGAACAGTAACATCACATGGGTTCACTGTGCAGGAGATAAAATGCATTGTTTATGCACTATTCACGGGTTCtactattcacacattaaaaaattattttgttacaatgttttcagttttcagttttagcaaaaataaattatatccaaacggaccctaaatacaaaatatggtataaagtttttttttttttttttgagaaagaaaactgggaacttttattgaaaaaaaaaaaaaaaaactatttatatatTGTTGACTAGAAGAACATCATGATAGTAGAAAAAAATATCCTCTACCCACACCAATAAACTCTTTGCACTTTCACAACTTTCACAATATGCTCTAGGTAGCAGGTGAGGCCGCGGGGTAACAGTAACGTAGACAAGATGGGTCCTAATGCAGCGCGTGGGTAAACTTTTTATTCATTCCTAGTCAAGCCCAAACTAAGGACGGAGTTGAAAATTACTAATAGGAGACTATTATGTGATTCCTGATCCGAATCAAAAAAACGAAAGCAATGACCATTAATTATGAATGATTgtgggtttgaactttgaagtttgaatgtCAACAAAAGGCCGAGGTCAAATGTCCGTACCTTATCCCACTCTCCGACCGCGTTCCTATTTACCACAACTATGTATTATCAATTATGTAATGAGTTCGGTTCTTCCGACCCCTCCAAAAAAGCAAAGAGAAACTTGTTGTGGTTCTAACAACCGGCCAAAAAAACTGCACGTTAATGACACACGTGACTTTTCTACTTGAATATTCTGAAATAAAATTGCGCAGTAATTCAGAAGAGGACGCCGCCATTTCGATTTGGCCGGCTGTGGAAATCAGAAAAATGTGGGAATCGTTTGCAGAAAAAAAGTTATAAGTAGATGATTTTGAGTTCTTCGTCCATGCATGCTCAATACTATTCTGCCTGATATAGAGCTGTCAATGGTGGTGGGGGCGGAAAATCTTTTTCATGAATATTGAATTTTGGATTCCAAATGTAAGTGATTCCAAAATCTTCTTCATGCTCAACGTGATTCCAAAATGATTGGAAATTTATGGACTCAATTTGAAGCTATACGAACCTACCTTCAATTGGAGGACCGTCCTTTGGTGTTCATTAATGTTTTGCTGCAGTAACCTTACCAAGGCTGGATTTTATTTCCACCTAGCTAAAATATTGTTCAGAAAACGTTTTCTCCAATAAATATTCCGaaacattatataaaaaaaaaaaagattaaataag
This DNA window, taken from Quercus robur chromosome 2, dhQueRobu3.1, whole genome shotgun sequence, encodes the following:
- the LOC126712154 gene encoding allene oxide synthase 1, chloroplastic, whose translation is MASTSFLAFPSLQPKFQSSSKSSKPSTRRFIVRPITASVSEKPSVSVPPATVVAQPEPTKLPIKKIPGNYGLPFVGPIRDRFDYFYNQGRDEYFKSRVQKYQSTVFRANMPPGPLIASNPNVVVLLDGKSFPVLFDVTKVEKKDLFTGTFMPSTELTGGYRVLSYLDPSEPNHGKLKRLLFFHLKARRDHIIPEFHSSYTELFEGLENELATKGKAAFGEPSDLAAFNFLARSLYGTNPVDTKLGLDAPKMIGKWLLVQLSPLFTLGLPKHLDDLLLRTVRLPPALVKADYQKLYDFFYASSGFVLDEAERLGISREEACHNLLFATCFNSYGGMRFLFPNMVKWISRAGVKLHTQLAEEIRSVIRSNGGNITMAAMEQMPLMKSVVYESLRIEPPVALQYGKAKKDLVIESHDAAFRVKEGEMIFGYQPFATKDPKIFERAEEFVADRFVGEEGEKLLKHVLWSNGPESESPSTGNKQCAGKDLVILVARLLVVELFLRYDSIDIEVDSTPLGASLTVTSLKKASF